Within the Syngnathoides biaculeatus isolate LvHL_M chromosome 13, ASM1980259v1, whole genome shotgun sequence genome, the region ATAATGGTAACGGCGTTATACTGACAGTCAGAGTAATTAGGTCAGTTACCCGTCACTGAAAAAAAGTAACACTGTTACTAACCCCGTTTATTTAAACGGCGTTATTCCCATCACTCGAAGTGATTGTAAATTCTTATTTGTAATCAATTGTTTTGGTATATTTGACATCAAAATGCCATAATTGTTGAGAATTCTGTGGTTGTTTTGGGAAGTAGAGCATTGCACTATGACGCATAATATAACAGCACCTACAAACagatcacccatccatccatttccgtagtcgcttatcgtcacaagggtcgcaggagtgctggagcctatcccagctgtcaacgggcaggaggcagggtacaccctgaactggttgccagtcaatcacagggaacatagagacaaacagtcacagtcatatttattatttcataaCTGGATTGGACACGAAACGTCTTAGTCTGTCTGAAAGTTCTGAGGCTTGAGCTTCGGACACCGGCTGCAGCTTCCCTGCGTGGAAAATCAGTCCGGCACTTGACAGAAATGAATGTTGGAATAGTTCCTATGCATATTATAGAGTTGGAATGAGAAATGGAAGTGGTTAAGATTGTGATATTGTGTAGTCTGTATTTACCTCATTTTTAACCTTGGACGAGTACACACAAGACTGATTCCCGTTCAAATTTCTTCAAACCAAGCAAGCATGACCTCCACAAAGTTATTACttataaataaatgtgattgAAGCTTGGGTAAAACTCACCGAGAAGGACTGGCAGATGTCAGCCTGCACCGAATGAGGGGACCCAGGTGGACAAAATCTGTAGTCTACGTAGCGACACATGGCGCCAACATACTGACAAAACTGCAGGTGGACCTGACGGCAAATTTTACCAGAGGCCACATTTCGACTATTATCCAACTTACTAGAAGGAGCAGAGAAATGCAAGCAACATATCCATTACCTTTTAGAAACAAGATGTATTCTATTGGCCTAAACATACCGTAAAAATATACCTACCATTTCTTATAGGCATACTCCAGGTATGAGGCACTGAAGCGAAGATCGAATTCTGTTACGTATTTAGTGTCAAAGAGGCCAGCAGGAAACATCTCAGAAAGGTCAGCTGTGAAGGTGGCTAAACGATCTGGTAGATGTGCATAGAAATTCTAGAAGAAGATACAATTAAGTGTTAAGGAGGCCAATCCTTGAATGTAgcatcaaaaaaacaaaaaagaaggaaaCTAGGGATGTCCCAAGCCAAACTGAGATAGGAAATCAGTCTGatgtcagcaaaaaaataataaaaatataaatcagaTTGGACTGGATctaaaaatcaatgtttttaccACTCTCATGCAAGGAGTCCATTCCACACGCCATTCCAACGCTTCTAGCCAGCAGTGCTCAGACAACATGCAGAGCCCACATGATCACAACTACGATGGAAATTTGAGACCcttccgtgatttctaagtgggagaactttcaatatagcaatgtgttcaaataattattttcttcactgtatattcttcaatgtgaaaaatgaggTATATTGACACAATATTCAATGGTGACTTTCTTTGTTACtgtaaatttcatttcatttcaaaattcatTGTCTCCACCACACTGCCCCTCAGAGGTCAAGACGTGCACAGCAGTTACTTTATTTCACTGAGTGCTAATGTTAATAAATGGGTGTTTCTGATTATTGTTCTCTTTTTCTGTACGATCATTTGATCAAGCCGTTTTTAATGCAACATAccacaaaataagcaaataaaatatagaaatgTATGATTATTGCTGAAATCGGATCGGAGCAATATTGGCATCGGCCAAAACTGAAGGCTGCAATATCCGTATCGCATCAGAAGTTAAAAAGTTCGATTGGGACATCCCTAGATGAAAATGTACACATATCCTACCTGGTAGAGGAAAGCAATATCAATGAGGCCATTGTGGAGGACCAGAGGTTTTCTAGCACGGAGTAGCTCAGTAAATAAAGCCCGGATATGGACACCCTGATTGTCGGATCCTCCCTttcatgaagaaaaagaaagcaaaactcCAAAGTTAAATGATCAGATAAAAGGAAAGCCAATAATGTAGTGCAGTAAGTCCTAACACAAAACAACACCATCCTAAAGTGCAGTAAAGCcccacacacaacattaatcaTAAAGGTTTTAAGAACTAAAAAAATGAGAGGTTCTTGCCCATGCTAGTCAAGTCCATGAGGTCTGTAAGACAGTgacaggtttttcttttttaactttaaaacttGTCCAACAATGTAGTCTTTCAGTGCGGCCTAACAGGCGGCAACCATagacaacaaacacaaaaaaagtgaagaaaaacaaatccgAGAATGACAACTTATGTAATAATGATAGGCACATCATTCAGAaacatgcaataaaaaaaataataataataataaccagcCAGTGTTCCAGACACACATAAAGGGAATATGAATTCTAATTTAAGATGATGAAACCGAGCTTCACCACAAATTCAAAGGGTATGTTTGAGGATATGcggaacggaagatgaatgaatgaatgacaccGCATGCAGCTGAAGGACTGCAAGATGATCATTACCTTATTATTACCCTTATGATACGGGATCCCTTCTGCATACTGCTTGTTGAAGTCAAATCCATGTTGTACCAGGAACTGGACCGATTGGGGCTCTATTATGTATTCTTCCGAGCATAGTAAAGTGAGGTTATACACCTGAACCAAGTATGTGTCTGCAGTCTAAATAAAAAGGAAGGAGGGTAGATTTTAGAGTTTCGACAGAACCAAAGATATGCCATGAGCTGGGGATATTATTTTACATATGCGATACAAACAATTtcaaaggtctaatccagaagaaatttattgtatttgtctatcatgcaaatgtagctaaattatcatttaaaaaatattttaaaaattctcaacacaacagaaatgaaatgaaataaattagcgcccaAGTGTAGATTTTGTTTGTAATCTGAATGCCTCTCATGTCTATTTCAAACCtcggctctgttgaagctgcttccgtgtgatgTCACGCGAGGACTACCCCAGTACAGAAACGACTTCCAATATAGACAATCATACAAACGAGTGGGATTTAGAGAAGATAGACAGCGGTGACAAAGAGGTTTTTATGTAATGTGTCaatgctactggcttcttgtgcgtgcataagacatcacacaggtttccgaagcaatgagtgtttattgaaCTCCGAGGACACGGAACAGAGTGAGCGGCTACACATAGACTGCCGCAGGTAAATAACTAGAACATAGATTAGGGACCTAACCCATAACACCAAGGAGAGGTGTATGGCCCTACTCGGCATAGTGACAAAAACCAATAATCGacagaatgctctgtggaagagatagaaacaggaattttcttattcattccatgtttgaaaaaacatcccatgcaggtgtaattcaaccatatatgttcgaaccggAGTTGACAAATGTAACAGGGACAGGATTCGACAAAACCTGACGaagctgacgtggaacgtcgcACCcgaaacacagactggtagttgcctcaagaaatctatgtACACTTTGTTGACGAAAtcatctaattcaaacacgtttaaacatcTGATGCTACTTGCACACAACatatatgttgttgttgttgttctactagcgactgagtcggcgtaaaacaaaaatcgaaaccttcggtatcgttctgcgtttaaagatttagcccgtattttaaataatgcaccaaaAACTTGAGCGCACACACTGgcgtagtcgaatttcagaaagatctcagcgtcaacagtacactagctttatacagtgtccaaatttcatcacctcctaaacaCCACATGGacacggatattagctgacatatctatctgtatcggtattgtacttacatttaaaaagaggTAGATAATTGCCAATACTAAAAAATTATTATACACTTACTTGCTactgaagccaagtgaacgctgtcccgggttttcaaagcagtcctccgtgaaatgcttggaacatattactatccactttgatttgtatgtCCAAtacgcccgctttgtcttcacaaacctggtccataacctggcTATCCATTCATGTTTCGGCTATTCATGTAAGCTGACCTAGTCAGCGTTTGACACAGAACAGACTTTTgtaacacacttcctcattatcgttgctacctttttcactctctggctagaTGTTGTCTTGCCGTGACGTTACATTCCGGAGAGTAACAAATCATGatactgactttgacgctaatgtatttcatttctgttgtgttgagaatttcaaaaatatttatgaaattttagctcCATTTGTatgataaacaaataaaatacatttcctctgggtTAGACAATTAAagcattttgaaaatgcatCATCTTGTTGTACCTTATCGGTTAACTTCTTGTAGCTGGCAATTCCCAAGGAGAGGATGGAGCGAGAGCGGGCTGCATGACAAATAGCTTTATATCTGTCTTCTATTGACCTGAACCACAATATGAAAGACAGTATATTTATAAAAAGGCTACGAAAATAACCTTGCGAATTTCACGTGTAGTGTGGGAGCGTTAGGACATGTTTAACTCACTCTGCAAGCAATGAAGCTCGATTTCCAAGCCCACTCAGCTCCTACAAcaataaattgcaataattagGGATCATTTACTTGTCAACGTGaaaatttactttattttgtttatgCAAACTATAGTACTCATTCACGTACCGTATCAAGAGCAACGAaggaagctgttttaattgccACTACCATAGCAGGCCAAAGTTCTTTGAAATTGCCAATGTGGACATCAACAACAGGAACGACAAACGCGGATGTCATCTTGCCAAGTAAAAGCAGCTTCTAACCAAAAGGAAGACAATATATTGCGGTTCGTCACTTCCACTTGCTTCGTTTACTTGCAGTCGCTGAACAAAACTCTCAACTGTCTTCATTCAAAGCTGCTTTATGGGATTTATGGCATGCTGAATTCATAGTGCAATAAGAATTGTTCAAACAAGTACAGTATAATAATCACTGTGAGAAGAATCACTAAATGTTAGAAATTAGAACGGGCAAGTAAATACGGACCCAACGTATTCGATGGGTCTTAAGGTGTCATACGCGCAGGGAGTTTACAATAGGCCTGTTTTACCACCACCGTTGTTCCAAATAACATCAAGAATATCAATATAGTATCTTCATTACATTGCAATCAAATGAATATTCTAAAATCTTTCCATGTATTCCAAACTTTCTTTTGTGTATCTCTTCAATTAACGTCTATTCCCCTCctgtatatttttaatcagGCGTTTCCTGCGGACATGTAAATTACGTCACATTCAACTAGCTAACCGCAggtcgccattttggctcaAACAAAGTAAGAACATTTAGTTGgatattaatattttgaaatatttggtgaaatacaatacaaatccTTTGCTGGCCACCTTTTTAATGTAAGTGAGCTACTATTAGATTAATAACTCATTTTTGTTCCGAAAACGTAATGTTTTATTTCCACAAAGTAATGATTAAAATTTACCGAGCTTGTTTGGCAATATAACAAAAAATTAATATCATTcactcaggttttttttttttttttttgcgtgaaaTGGGTGGATGCTCGGCTCCTAACTGCACCAATTCAACTAGTATAGGGAAACAACTGTTTAGATTCCCCAAAGATCCTGTCAGGAAGAAGAAATGGATTGTAAATTGCCGACGTGACTTTGAACCAACGCCACACTCGAGGCTGTGTCAGGTGAGTACCTGTAAATCTCTTAGTGGGGAAGGAAAAAACTTCATAGGGGTAAGACTAATAATTACGATAGTATTAAGAATAATAGTGATGCATTAGAGGCAAATATTGAagggcagtgtttttttttcccaaaaaagaaacaatttttaACGGTCTAATGAGGGTCATCTTCGCATCTTTTCATGTGTTCCTCATTGTTGTGTGCCAGTATTTTCGTCCAACTGCACCTTATCATTGCATTCAAAACAGtgacatattttatatataaattcaTTCCATCATTTATATGATCTCTTCTTAATCCTTCCTTAATACTCTAGGACCATTTTGAGCAGAGTCAGTTTGAAGAGTTGGCAAAGTCTCCAGCAGGAGGAAAGAAGTTGAAGCCCAATGCCATCCCAACTCTCTTCAGTGCTGGAGACCCTCCATACCCTGCGGTTACTGCTCCATTTGTTATACTGCCCTTGAAACCTGAGCTAGGTAACTTTTTCTCTACTGTACTCTACATCGACTTAAGTTTATCTTTTGATCATGCCACAATGAGTGTAGTTTAACACTGACTGCTCAAGCATGTTTTATTTGTGCAGTAATTTAAGATCTATGTTTGAGTCAGTTTCCCAaatgcatatccatccatccatccatccatcaatccatccatttttctgtacCACAAATCCTCACAGGATCTATGGATGCAGGCGTGCTGGCATCTATATCAGctaactctgggcgagaggtgtggttcaccctgtactggttgtcagccaattgacccctcgtacagggcacttaaccacgcctcctgaagtgacgtcacgccacgtgcgcctacgtcagacaaacaattagcaaaaagggcgacgcagcaagaaaagaatagagcgaaactgtccaatttaccggctgatttctcactcgcattcttagctaaaatatcgttgaaaagcagacagcagggcttcaagtacttcagcgaggggtatttcaatggtatttacatgcatatcgatggagaaatcattgatattagcgcgagatctttccggagtcagaggaagaccgagaagccacataataaaatatattataacccaaagacgaattcatcattgacagtttcctattttcgtgttacatatcacacttgtgtgcagaatctgtatatgtatctgtatagccgtttgtgaaccgccgtatgaaggaaaagaagaaggcgaggcttgatttacgagttgtttctctcgttttctttgtgtaacgtcacgcgctcccctcaataattactCTTGAATTAGTggcgaacctacgtaagtcccgaccgagtacgacaatcactactttagtgtcctcaaacatccttccttcagtcttggtgtctcggtgcacgtcgaagacttttaggactgctagtccggtttagcttagctcattagccgcgaacaaagggacacgtttgtggagtcagatcatcgcaaaatatcgctcaacacagatcaagtgtgtcaatcattcacacgtagctatgttatgcaagcgaagaactgctaattcatttatatgagacatgtattgaaaataaaatatagggcttaccttcgtgcaaacatatatgttctggttgatggattcagttgatcatgcggtcttccacaaagtttgatccatcgaagacatttttcgtactcggtcttctgttccggttgatttgagatggattcagttgatgatgcggtcttccacaaagtttgatccatcgaagtcatttttcatactgggtctacggttttggaaagggtacgaaatgaactccaccaactagcctttcaggatacctgtcgtcactattataaagtctgtgactacacctcttaaccatatctattgttaaagaatccaaatacgcgataaaacgctaacaaaagctatactggaccatgcaacgttgtctgagggaactgggGGTTCAAAAAAGGGGTGTGGTTTaagcagatctctggcctctgattggtcagcgacgcggatgatgcactttctacggaggggtcaattacatgggacatatAGACAATCAATCATTCAGACGCACATTCACGCCTAGAAAAATTTGAGTCTTCACTCaatctaccatgcatgcttTGGGCACATGGGagcaaactggagtacctgaagtgatcccatgcaggcacagggagaacatgcaaactccaaacagggaggccaaatttgaacccaggacctaagaactgtgaggcagatgtaacCAAATGGACTACCAATGGCACCGTGTGTAACTCGACTTTTGTTGAGCCATGGTATGTTAGAAAAGTCCCAGGCCACAAAAGCAAATACGAATGTGATCCAAAATATATgcatactgaaataatgatgatctcttctccatttactcacaaatgtacttgggATGAAATCCTAGACACATCAGGAATATTCATGTAGATGCAAGGGCTTAATATCCatcgagccatccattttctgaatggCTTCTCCTCAAAAGGGTGGTCTCcctgctggagcccatcccagccatcttcaggCAGCAGGCTtcgtatagagcttgtgcacctacgttaCCAAATCATGTCACTGGTCCGAAGTGTTGGTCAAGCAacgcattcttcaatgctaagttggttggagacatcacaaaaatacatcttatagcacaaggccca harbors:
- the toe1 gene encoding target of EGR1 protein 1 — translated: MTSAFVVPVVDVHIGNFKELWPAMVVAIKTASFVALDTELSGLGNRASLLAESIEDRYKAICHAARSRSILSLGIASYKKLTDKTADTYLVQVYNLTLLCSEEYIIEPQSVQFLVQHGFDFNKQYAEGIPYHKGNNKGGSDNQGVHIRALFTELLRARKPLVLHNGLIDIAFLYQNFYAHLPDRLATFTADLSEMFPAGLFDTKYVTEFDLRFSASYLEYAYKKCKLDNSRNVASGKICRQVHLQFCQYVGAMCRYVDYRFCPPGSPHSVQADICQSFSAFGWCSKGTKCHLSHDTDLIILQDDNSKNDKKKKRKRQKKKKRDDEQESSISDGAPQSKVPHLELTPEEGHHGLTPGCQESSNLIDCNINAQLHVGENMKTDSQENKICEDQAESTKTEMTSGRNENKAESGTHRAGFDAFMTGYIFAYSCTLQNKEEANGEEEKTLLPNSFNKVYLSGKAAPLNIVKSTFSKSSKAHVLKMEMVWGSKQDRVIS